In the genome of Mesorhizobium sp. 113-3-3, one region contains:
- a CDS encoding NRAMP family divalent metal transporter: protein MKKLLEISLGVVTSVGGFLEVGSLATAAQAGALFQFQLIWAILLGTVCIIFLVEMAGRFAAVSKHTIADGIRERFGFNAFLWPLVTTFLVNFLVLSAEIGGVSIAGELATGIGFQLWALPVAFIAWLLLWKGTFGLIEKGVSLLGLVTLCFVAAAVILKPDWTWVAVGSVPSLPHHDTATYWFMAVSILGASISPYLFMFYSAGAIEDKWDRSYLGINRAIAGLGMSFGGTISIAVLIIAALVLGANGITQVDDYHQLPLMLTAVFGFRGFVLFIASLGIACFGATVEIALQQAYLVAQGFGWNWGEDRKPRDDPGFTAVYTVTIFAAAIPIALGLDPLKLTIFSMAFTAASLPLTVVPFLFLLNDESYMSQHRNGVISNVAVLFVVALGFILAVVTIPLQILGGS, encoded by the coding sequence ATGAAAAAGTTGCTGGAAATCTCTCTCGGCGTGGTCACCAGCGTTGGCGGCTTCCTGGAGGTCGGTTCGTTAGCAACAGCGGCCCAGGCCGGTGCATTGTTCCAATTTCAGTTGATCTGGGCCATTCTCCTCGGCACCGTCTGCATCATTTTCCTCGTGGAGATGGCCGGTCGTTTCGCAGCCGTCAGCAAGCACACAATAGCCGACGGCATTCGCGAGCGCTTCGGCTTCAACGCGTTCCTTTGGCCTTTGGTCACCACGTTTCTGGTCAATTTCCTGGTGCTGTCTGCTGAGATCGGCGGGGTCTCCATTGCTGGCGAACTCGCCACGGGGATAGGCTTCCAATTGTGGGCCCTGCCGGTAGCCTTCATTGCGTGGCTCTTGCTGTGGAAAGGCACTTTCGGCCTGATTGAGAAAGGCGTTTCGCTGTTGGGGCTGGTAACGCTCTGCTTCGTCGCAGCGGCGGTTATCCTCAAGCCTGACTGGACGTGGGTCGCCGTCGGTTCGGTGCCCTCCCTGCCACATCACGACACGGCCACTTACTGGTTCATGGCGGTAAGCATTTTGGGTGCGTCCATCTCGCCATATCTCTTCATGTTCTATTCCGCGGGAGCGATCGAGGACAAATGGGACAGGAGTTATCTCGGTATCAATCGCGCCATTGCCGGGCTCGGCATGAGTTTCGGCGGCACGATCTCCATAGCCGTGCTTATCATTGCTGCGTTGGTGCTTGGAGCGAACGGCATCACCCAGGTCGACGATTACCACCAATTGCCATTGATGCTGACTGCGGTGTTCGGTTTCAGGGGCTTTGTGCTGTTCATTGCATCGCTTGGCATCGCCTGCTTCGGCGCCACGGTCGAAATCGCCCTTCAGCAGGCATACCTGGTCGCGCAGGGGTTCGGGTGGAATTGGGGTGAGGACCGCAAGCCTCGTGACGATCCAGGCTTCACCGCGGTCTATACGGTGACGATCTTCGCGGCCGCCATTCCGATCGCGCTCGGCCTTGATCCGCTCAAGCTTACCATCTTTTCAATGGCCTTTACGGCCGCCAGTTTGCCGTTGACGGTCGTGCCATTTCTCTTTTTGCTGAACGACGAGTCTTACATGAGCCAGCACCGCAACGGCGTTATCTCCAACGTGGCAGTGCTGTTTGTTGTTGCACTTGGCTTCATCCTCGCGGTTGTAACCATACCGCTTCAGATATTGGGAGGCAGTTGA
- a CDS encoding low affinity iron permease family protein, with protein MNASSIITQAGTLTARPWAFLILVVYAGLWIIFDRSSFDWHGAATLATWAMTLFIQRAEHRDTQAIQSKLDELLRANSAARDELTQIDQKEPEEIERQREAERPQAGLGM; from the coding sequence ATGAATGCCTCCAGCATCATCACGCAAGCCGGTACGCTGACCGCGAGGCCATGGGCATTTCTGATCCTGGTCGTCTACGCCGGGCTGTGGATTATTTTCGATCGCAGCAGCTTTGATTGGCACGGCGCCGCGACATTGGCCACTTGGGCGATGACCCTTTTCATACAAAGAGCAGAACACCGGGACACACAGGCCATACAGTCAAAATTGGACGAACTGTTGCGCGCTAACAGCGCGGCCAGAGACGAACTGACACAGATCGACCAGAAGGAACCAGAGGAGATTGAGCGCCAGCGGGAGGCTGAGCGGCCCCAAGCGGGGCTTGGCATGTAG
- a CDS encoding alpha,alpha-trehalose-phosphate synthase (UDP-forming), with product MGGPFSGDLQAQDFLVLQPPNETHDEASQTVCDFAKREAALGDRQTTNDARSRRLVVVSNRLGNVRDVAQAGGLTAGILDALAERGGLWLGASEGHHGSTASDEPLIHLERVGKIETAALTLPQQEYSLYYNGYANSTLWPLFHYRLDLVQHRSEFLQAYRQINARFAQALACLLSGNDDLIWVHDYHLIPLAAALRRLGLGNRIGFFLHIPFPPPDLFAATPDHGELIADLLQYDVLGFQTATDVTNFRRSVRATASTTFDIHGEAKINGRTVLTRSFPIGIDVDAFARMANDAAEDVQIDSMRRQILGLKQIIGVDRLDYSKGLPGRMQAFARLLERHPQHERAVTYLQIASPTREEVAAYAEIRAQLEATAGSVNGKYADLTWTPIRYIHRTVPRSRLAGLLRASQVGLVTPLRDGMNLVAKEYIAAQDPADPGVLVLSRFAGAAEELAQSLIVNPYAVDEVADAIAQALTMPLEERIARHRALIERIRRNDAAQWGKSFLEALANRR from the coding sequence ATGGGCGGACCGTTCTCAGGCGATCTTCAGGCTCAGGATTTTCTCGTGTTGCAGCCACCGAACGAAACCCATGACGAGGCTTCGCAGACGGTTTGCGATTTCGCAAAGCGTGAGGCCGCGTTGGGCGATCGACAGACCACCAATGATGCCAGATCGCGACGTCTGGTTGTCGTCTCGAATCGGCTCGGCAATGTACGCGATGTGGCACAAGCCGGCGGGCTTACAGCGGGCATCCTCGACGCCTTGGCCGAGCGTGGAGGGCTGTGGCTAGGGGCAAGCGAAGGGCACCATGGTTCAACCGCGAGCGACGAACCGCTCATCCACCTCGAACGCGTCGGCAAGATCGAGACGGCCGCACTGACGCTGCCGCAGCAGGAGTATTCGCTCTACTACAACGGCTATGCCAACAGTACGCTTTGGCCGCTCTTCCACTATAGGCTCGACCTCGTACAGCACCGCAGCGAGTTTCTGCAAGCGTACAGGCAGATCAATGCGCGGTTTGCCCAGGCGCTCGCGTGCTTGCTATCAGGCAATGATGACCTGATCTGGGTTCACGACTACCACCTTATCCCCCTGGCTGCGGCGCTGCGGCGGCTCGGATTGGGAAATCGGATCGGTTTTTTCCTCCATATTCCTTTCCCGCCGCCGGACCTGTTCGCAGCCACGCCTGACCATGGAGAACTTATCGCTGATCTGCTACAATACGACGTGCTGGGCTTCCAGACCGCGACGGACGTAACGAATTTTCGACGCTCCGTTCGCGCGACAGCTTCGACCACCTTCGACATCCACGGCGAAGCCAAAATCAATGGCCGAACCGTCCTGACGAGAAGCTTTCCGATAGGCATCGATGTCGACGCCTTCGCACGCATGGCTAATGATGCCGCGGAGGATGTTCAGATCGATTCCATGCGCCGCCAGATTCTCGGTCTCAAGCAGATCATCGGCGTCGACCGGCTGGATTACTCTAAAGGACTACCCGGCCGCATGCAGGCCTTTGCACGCCTTCTCGAAAGGCACCCTCAACACGAGCGGGCGGTAACGTATCTGCAGATAGCGTCGCCCACACGAGAAGAGGTCGCAGCCTATGCGGAAATACGCGCGCAGCTCGAGGCAACCGCTGGCTCCGTGAACGGAAAATACGCGGATTTGACCTGGACGCCGATCCGCTACATCCACCGCACCGTTCCGCGCTCGCGCCTGGCCGGTCTGTTGCGCGCCAGTCAGGTCGGGCTGGTCACGCCCCTGCGTGATGGAATGAACCTCGTCGCAAAAGAATACATCGCCGCCCAGGATCCAGCCGATCCCGGGGTACTCGTATTGTCGCGTTTTGCCGGCGCCGCTGAAGAACTCGCGCAATCCCTGATCGTGAACCCCTATGCGGTCGACGAGGTTGCTGACGCGATAGCGCAAGCGCTGACCATGCCGCTTGAGGAAAGAATTGCAAGACATCGTGCTCTGATCGAGCGCATCCGGCGCAATGATGCGGCACAATGGGGGAAGTCATTTCTCGAGGCGCTGGCGAACAGGCGATAG
- a CDS encoding host attachment family protein, whose amino-acid sequence MDFPKGATVAVADGERLNLFRNAGDEANPKLMASVVGDVANENKGSGARHLSSSANPDNSQVEENSFAAGTADLLNRQVLGGQIANLIIIAAPRTLGELRKHYHQKLSDVLVGEIAKELTGHSAREIEKAVPAPRAHHSTETQNCIAPAL is encoded by the coding sequence ATGGATTTTCCTAAAGGCGCGACCGTTGCTGTGGCCGATGGCGAGAGGCTCAATCTGTTTCGCAATGCAGGAGACGAAGCCAATCCAAAGCTGATGGCCTCGGTCGTGGGTGACGTGGCAAACGAGAACAAGGGATCGGGTGCGCGTCATCTGAGCAGCTCCGCCAATCCGGACAATAGTCAGGTCGAGGAGAACAGTTTCGCAGCCGGAACGGCCGATCTGCTCAACCGACAGGTCCTCGGCGGACAAATCGCCAACCTGATAATCATCGCCGCTCCTCGAACGCTTGGCGAACTGCGCAAGCACTATCATCAGAAATTATCGGACGTTCTGGTTGGCGAAATCGCGAAGGAGCTCACCGGCCATTCTGCTCGGGAGATAGAGAAGGCAGTGCCAGCGCCTAGGGCGCATCATTCGACCGAAACTCAAAACTGTATCGCGCCCGCGCTATGA
- a CDS encoding Hsp20/alpha crystallin family protein → MNVRDLIPWSRGSSQTPSLYRGDDMDPFLSLHRNVNRLFDEVLRGFDTRSTLGRMAPLNGTWPSVEFSETDQEIRVTAEIPGLDENDVEVMLDDGVLILRGEKKAETEGKDRQFSERYYGRFERRFSLGREVEDDKVAATFKNGVLTVRLPKSKKAQANAKRIPINGNK, encoded by the coding sequence ATGAACGTACGTGACTTGATTCCCTGGAGCCGTGGCAGCAGCCAGACACCGAGCCTTTATCGCGGTGACGACATGGATCCGTTCCTGTCGTTGCACCGCAATGTCAACCGGCTATTCGACGAGGTGCTCCGCGGTTTTGACACACGTTCGACGCTGGGCCGCATGGCCCCTCTCAACGGCACTTGGCCAAGCGTGGAGTTCTCGGAAACCGATCAGGAAATCCGGGTGACGGCCGAAATCCCTGGCCTCGATGAAAACGACGTCGAGGTCATGCTGGATGATGGTGTTCTGATACTTCGCGGCGAGAAGAAGGCGGAGACCGAGGGCAAGGACCGCCAGTTCAGCGAACGCTATTATGGGCGTTTTGAGCGGCGCTTTAGTCTCGGTCGTGAGGTTGAAGACGACAAGGTGGCGGCGACGTTCAAGAACGGTGTGCTCACCGTGAGATTGCCCAAGTCCAAAAAGGCGCAGGCAAACGCCAAGCGCATTCCAATCAACGGCAACAAATGA
- a CDS encoding OmpA family protein, with protein sequence MTRRPKILASTALGLLIASAPFGAPLSSAAFGTARVASAPPVFIKLKCKEGESAEACALRQQAPSENAAPLPATEPQPTPKPNGAAPASEATPIPEPTQPVEPSAKEQPAQPAAPAPSSQPAPAGEPAPAVGEQPAVPTNKPEKKPAAEEPAAEHPAPQQPVTGGQPATDQPPATSSEKPANGEPPAPSQSEKPVQGAAPADPNAAPILDSEKDAKRPGKDGKPPAQQSDGGQNPAPPATPVDGGPPPADDQAAQQEIKPEKIVPVTEEKGTRRDKAPDIQAPERPKGADVLTKIGGRFIIQFNNRTIVESNEAPRMNRGAKDVYYEDLQDGRTRETIVRDNGNQIVTIRNRNGDVIQRSRITPDGRQYVLSYVDERYYQDVQDWRDPGDDLPPMRLTIPRKQYILESDLVEDPGDYYTFLEQPPVEKVQRLYSVDEVKRSARVRDIARRVDLDTLNFETGSAAISDSEVKKLQGVADAMERLLKKNPAETFLIEGHTDAVGSDNANLALSDQRAEAVAEALTNAFGIAPENLTTQGYGESYLKVNTTGPERQNRRVAIRRITPLVAPVASAN encoded by the coding sequence ATGACACGCCGACCAAAGATTTTGGCCAGCACCGCACTGGGTTTGCTTATCGCCTCAGCACCGTTCGGGGCCCCGCTCAGCAGCGCAGCCTTCGGTACCGCACGCGTCGCATCAGCACCGCCTGTTTTTATCAAGCTGAAATGTAAGGAGGGCGAGTCCGCCGAAGCCTGCGCGCTGAGGCAACAGGCTCCTTCCGAAAATGCTGCTCCTCTTCCAGCGACCGAACCACAGCCTACTCCAAAGCCAAACGGGGCAGCCCCGGCGTCCGAGGCAACTCCAATTCCAGAACCAACCCAGCCGGTTGAACCGTCCGCGAAAGAACAGCCTGCTCAGCCGGCCGCGCCGGCGCCTTCGTCCCAGCCTGCGCCGGCTGGCGAGCCTGCCCCGGCCGTCGGCGAACAGCCGGCAGTACCGACGAACAAACCCGAAAAGAAGCCTGCCGCCGAGGAGCCTGCCGCTGAGCACCCCGCACCACAGCAGCCCGTGACTGGAGGGCAACCTGCAACCGACCAGCCACCTGCTACATCTTCCGAAAAGCCAGCCAATGGTGAGCCGCCGGCGCCCTCCCAAAGCGAAAAGCCAGTCCAGGGCGCGGCGCCGGCAGATCCGAACGCGGCACCAATCCTCGACAGCGAAAAGGATGCAAAACGTCCGGGCAAGGACGGCAAACCGCCTGCTCAACAGAGCGACGGCGGTCAGAACCCCGCGCCCCCGGCTACCCCGGTAGATGGCGGACCACCGCCTGCAGACGACCAGGCAGCGCAGCAGGAGATCAAGCCTGAGAAGATCGTCCCGGTGACCGAGGAAAAGGGCACCCGCCGTGACAAGGCGCCGGATATCCAGGCGCCGGAGCGTCCGAAAGGCGCCGATGTCCTCACGAAAATTGGCGGCCGGTTCATCATCCAGTTCAACAACAGGACCATCGTCGAAAGCAACGAAGCACCGCGCATGAATCGTGGTGCCAAGGACGTGTATTACGAGGACCTGCAGGACGGCCGCACACGCGAGACGATCGTTCGCGACAACGGCAACCAAATCGTCACCATCCGCAACCGCAACGGAGACGTCATCCAGCGCTCTCGCATCACGCCGGACGGCCGCCAGTATGTGTTAAGCTATGTCGACGAGAGGTATTACCAGGACGTGCAGGATTGGCGCGATCCTGGAGATGACTTGCCGCCGATGCGGCTAACCATCCCGCGCAAGCAATATATCCTGGAGTCGGATTTGGTAGAGGATCCTGGCGACTACTACACCTTCCTTGAACAACCGCCCGTGGAAAAGGTCCAGCGCCTCTACTCGGTCGACGAGGTCAAACGCTCGGCGCGTGTGCGCGACATCGCCCGGCGTGTTGATCTCGACACGTTGAATTTCGAGACCGGTTCGGCGGCGATCTCGGACAGCGAAGTCAAAAAACTGCAAGGCGTGGCGGACGCAATGGAGCGGCTGCTGAAGAAGAACCCGGCGGAAACCTTCTTGATCGAGGGCCACACCGATGCGGTCGGCAGCGACAATGCAAACCTGGCATTGTCCGACCAGCGAGCCGAGGCAGTCGCCGAGGCCCTCACCAATGCCTTTGGCATCGCGCCAGAGAACCTGACGACCCAAGGCTACGGCGAGAGCTACCTTAAGGTGAATACGACGGGGCCCGAACGACAGAACCGTCGTGTCGCTATCCGCCGCATCACGCCGCTGGTGGCGCCCGTCGCCAGCGCAAACTGA
- a CDS encoding Fic family protein, whose product MGEWFTRPVTDFRGRPLPEPGEPAGYAALAEHYELAAPLPQRLAAIAERHHPQSTDEWLLLTPRHRPPPTLENQLIFAFRYEGVDLQVLFQLFSAIKAADIETIVRRAPTGSFARRLWFLYEWLTGETLEIADPGKVRLVPIIDTDQQFALSKGDPSARHKIVNNLPGTPTFCPLVTKTAGLVEMAGKALGERARAAMGRVRPDLIARAAAFILLNDSRSSFAIEGERPSGPRAARWGQAIAQAGTRPLNLEELNRLQRIVIGDDRFVRLGLRRDGGFVGVHDRESNLPIPDHISARHEDLSDLIDGLAAFSDRATRGGMDPVVTAACLAFGFIYIHPYVDGNGRLHRWLIHHALAAAAYSPPGLAFPVSAAILRRLDEYRAVLESYSRPLLPYIEWRPTASGNVEVLNDTMPFYRYFDATAHAAFLYACVEQTIEEDLPHEVWFLQAFDAFNQAVQEIVDMPVGKVELLHKFLAQNDGRLSQRAQTKEFVALTTDEIGRIEAAYAETFGRQH is encoded by the coding sequence ATGGGTGAGTGGTTTACGCGACCGGTGACGGACTTTCGCGGCCGCCCCTTGCCGGAGCCAGGTGAACCCGCCGGATATGCCGCTTTGGCTGAGCACTATGAGCTGGCAGCGCCGCTTCCACAACGTCTGGCGGCCATTGCCGAGCGTCATCATCCACAATCGACTGACGAATGGCTGTTGCTGACGCCACGCCATCGGCCACCGCCCACCTTGGAAAACCAATTAATCTTCGCCTTCCGCTACGAAGGGGTCGATCTCCAAGTCCTGTTTCAGCTTTTCAGCGCGATCAAGGCAGCCGACATTGAAACCATTGTGCGTCGCGCGCCAACCGGTTCCTTCGCGCGGCGCCTGTGGTTCTTATACGAATGGCTGACAGGAGAGACACTTGAGATTGCAGATCCGGGCAAGGTCCGTCTCGTTCCCATTATCGATACGGACCAGCAGTTCGCATTGAGCAAGGGGGATCCTTCCGCCCGGCACAAGATCGTCAACAATCTGCCCGGGACGCCAACCTTCTGTCCTCTGGTCACCAAGACGGCGGGGCTTGTCGAGATGGCCGGCAAGGCGCTGGGCGAGCGAGCTCGAGCCGCCATGGGGCGGGTTCGACCGGATCTGATCGCACGCGCGGCCGCATTCATTCTCCTCAACGATTCACGTTCGTCCTTCGCCATCGAGGGCGAACGCCCCTCCGGGCCGCGCGCCGCCCGCTGGGGCCAGGCAATTGCACAGGCCGGAACGCGACCGCTCAACCTCGAAGAGCTCAACCGTCTCCAGCGCATCGTAATCGGAGATGATCGCTTCGTTCGACTCGGCTTGCGACGCGATGGCGGCTTCGTGGGTGTCCATGATCGCGAAAGCAATCTGCCCATTCCCGATCACATAAGCGCGCGCCACGAGGATCTTTCGGATCTGATCGACGGCCTTGCGGCCTTCTCCGACCGGGCGACGCGTGGTGGCATGGATCCGGTTGTGACGGCCGCTTGCCTCGCCTTCGGCTTTATCTATATTCACCCTTATGTGGACGGGAACGGGCGGCTGCATCGCTGGCTCATCCACCACGCGCTTGCAGCCGCCGCTTATAGTCCGCCGGGACTGGCCTTTCCGGTGAGCGCCGCGATCCTGCGCAGGCTCGATGAATATCGCGCCGTATTGGAATCCTACTCGAGGCCGCTTCTTCCATATATTGAATGGCGCCCGACGGCGTCAGGCAATGTCGAGGTGTTGAACGACACAATGCCGTTCTATCGGTATTTCGATGCCACGGCGCACGCAGCCTTCCTTTACGCCTGTGTCGAGCAAACCATCGAAGAGGACCTACCGCACGAGGTTTGGTTCCTCCAGGCATTCGATGCCTTCAACCAGGCGGTCCAGGAGATCGTCGACATGCCGGTGGGCAAGGTCGAGCTTTTACACAAATTCCTCGCCCAGAACGACGGGCGGCTGTCACAGCGCGCGCAAACGAAGGAGTTTGTTGCCCTGACGACTGATGAGATTGGCCGCATCGAAGCCGCTTACGCAGAAACATTCGGAAGACAGCATTGA
- a CDS encoding sensor histidine kinase, with product MTTTAEHLKPLLWEPKNLVRAIEAAGVALWSWNVDSDALAMDDRAYDLWGVPRTTDVKFEDLSAHIHPADRDRVRAAFNATRAIVGPYEIDFRIMIGDELKWISARGQGDDEGIVQRLMFGIFIDVTGRKQAEESRELLAGEMSHRVKNLLTIASGLTAITSRSTTTTNDMARELTQRLTALGRAHDLVRPVPGQTEAASALLGDLLTVLLAPYDDLGAFSGRIRVSVPRMSVGESSATILALIIHELATNSLKYGALSTETGTLDVSCSAHDDDVTIVWTESGGPLVEAPAGPPGYGSRLVERSVTGHLRGSIAYDWSKHGLVVTLKIQPQRLAQ from the coding sequence ATGACGACAACCGCGGAACATCTCAAACCACTGCTTTGGGAACCCAAGAACCTGGTCCGAGCCATCGAAGCCGCAGGGGTCGCCCTGTGGTCGTGGAACGTGGACAGCGACGCGTTGGCCATGGATGACCGCGCCTATGACCTTTGGGGCGTACCGCGCACGACAGACGTCAAGTTTGAAGACCTTTCCGCCCACATCCATCCTGCCGACCGCGACCGAGTGCGGGCGGCCTTCAATGCCACGCGAGCGATTGTCGGGCCCTATGAGATCGACTTCCGGATCATGATCGGCGACGAACTCAAATGGATTTCCGCGCGCGGTCAAGGTGACGACGAAGGGATCGTCCAGCGGCTGATGTTTGGCATCTTCATTGATGTGACCGGCCGCAAACAGGCGGAAGAAAGCCGCGAGCTTCTGGCCGGCGAAATGAGCCATCGCGTCAAGAACCTGCTGACCATAGCCTCCGGCCTTACTGCCATTACCTCGCGTTCGACGACGACGACCAATGACATGGCGCGCGAGCTTACACAGCGGTTGACTGCGCTGGGGCGAGCCCATGATTTGGTACGGCCGGTGCCCGGCCAGACGGAGGCCGCCTCGGCGCTGCTTGGCGACCTGCTTACGGTACTGCTGGCGCCTTATGACGATCTTGGAGCGTTTAGCGGCCGCATCAGGGTGTCGGTGCCAAGGATGAGCGTCGGTGAATCATCGGCAACTATCCTGGCGCTTATCATTCACGAGCTTGCAACCAACTCTCTCAAATACGGGGCGTTGTCTACCGAGACGGGGACGCTGGACGTTTCCTGCTCGGCGCATGACGACGACGTCACCATCGTCTGGACAGAAAGCGGCGGACCGCTCGTTGAGGCACCTGCAGGTCCGCCCGGCTACGGCAGCAGATTGGTCGAGCGCAGCGTAACTGGGCATCTGCGCGGCTCGATCGCTTATGACTGGTCAAAACATGGCCTGGTCGTCACGCTGAAAATCCAGCCGCAGCGCCTCGCACAATAA
- a CDS encoding DUF982 domain-containing protein, producing MANLAFLAPVAVKTSDVIYDINSVREALVFLNQWPKARRDRLYAGALRSCNSAIAGQMPAEEARQAFVSFATMAGVLAQSDHSASAGDDERKAVAPPKP from the coding sequence ATGGCCAATCTGGCTTTCCTTGCTCCAGTGGCGGTCAAGACCAGTGACGTGATATACGACATCAACTCGGTTCGGGAGGCTCTGGTATTCTTGAACCAATGGCCGAAAGCCCGTCGGGACCGACTATATGCTGGCGCATTGAGAAGCTGTAACTCCGCAATTGCCGGGCAAATGCCGGCTGAAGAGGCCCGGCAAGCATTTGTCAGCTTTGCCACAATGGCAGGGGTGCTTGCTCAATCTGATCATTCCGCATCGGCAGGAGACGATGAAAGGAAGGCCGTGGCTCCACCCAAGCCCTGA
- a CDS encoding magnesium transporter CorA family protein, with the protein MLSIYPQASAPEATEKALWLDLIDPDTAEVKEVEGMAGVAVPTRENLSEIETSSRLKARDGVLTMSVPMVTHVEGGPPLVAPLGFVLSRDHLITVRFSALPAFDAVAGRFTDSGEPPTSSLEVFLDLCDELVDRLADGLEQAATDLRTLSSTAFHVPDSHGRKAIRSNNVIRAQLRHVGRLGDALSEKRDALLALGRAIDFACGMTAGWGDGELASRMDGLKLDVASLDNYEVHLSDKVQFLLDAMVGLIGIAQNDIFKILTIVSIVGIPPTLMASIYGMNFKSMPEYDWAFGYPYGLGMIALSAIIPLAWFKWRGWF; encoded by the coding sequence ATGTTGAGCATCTATCCTCAGGCCAGCGCCCCGGAAGCGACTGAAAAGGCGCTCTGGCTGGATCTTATCGACCCTGACACGGCCGAGGTCAAAGAGGTCGAGGGGATGGCCGGCGTTGCAGTCCCAACCCGGGAAAATCTCAGCGAGATCGAAACGTCTAGCCGACTAAAGGCCCGCGATGGCGTGCTTACCATGAGCGTTCCGATGGTCACCCATGTCGAAGGAGGCCCGCCGCTGGTTGCTCCCCTCGGCTTTGTGCTCTCGCGCGACCACTTGATCACTGTTCGCTTCTCGGCTTTGCCGGCCTTTGACGCAGTTGCTGGACGCTTCACCGATTCGGGAGAGCCGCCGACCTCGAGCCTTGAGGTGTTCCTAGATCTCTGTGATGAGCTTGTCGACCGCCTCGCCGACGGCCTTGAGCAGGCGGCGACGGACCTTCGTACCCTTTCTTCAACCGCCTTTCATGTACCGGACAGCCATGGTCGCAAGGCGATCCGCTCAAACAATGTCATTCGCGCGCAGCTCCGCCATGTTGGCAGGCTGGGTGACGCTCTCTCGGAAAAGCGTGATGCGCTACTTGCTCTTGGACGCGCCATCGATTTTGCCTGCGGGATGACCGCGGGCTGGGGCGATGGAGAACTCGCGTCCCGTATGGATGGCCTCAAGCTCGACGTCGCGTCGCTCGACAATTACGAGGTCCATCTCTCCGACAAGGTGCAGTTCCTGCTCGACGCAATGGTTGGACTAATCGGCATTGCGCAAAACGACATCTTCAAAATCCTCACCATCGTCTCGATCGTCGGCATTCCGCCAACCCTGATGGCGAGCATCTATGGCATGAATTTCAAGAGCATGCCCGAATACGATTGGGCCTTCGGCTATCCCTATGGTTTGGGAATGATCGCTCTCAGCGCAATTATTCCGCTGGCGTGGTTCAAATGGCGGGGTTGGTTCTAG
- a CDS encoding response regulator: MLVVEDEPLIRLDIADFLLGEGFEVLEAAKADDAIDLLETNPQIKLMFTDIDMPGSMDGIKLSAAVRDRWPPIRIVAPSGHRAVSVTDLTKGSLFYAKPYDNAAIAASFRDLST, translated from the coding sequence GTGTTGGTTGTCGAGGACGAGCCGCTAATCCGCCTGGACATTGCGGATTTCCTCCTCGGCGAGGGTTTTGAGGTCTTGGAGGCGGCCAAAGCTGATGATGCAATCGACTTGCTCGAAACCAATCCCCAGATCAAGCTCATGTTCACCGATATCGACATGCCGGGGAGCATGGATGGCATAAAGCTTTCTGCCGCTGTGCGAGACCGCTGGCCACCCATCAGGATTGTAGCGCCGTCAGGCCATCGCGCGGTGTCGGTCACGGACCTTACGAAAGGCAGCCTGTTTTATGCCAAGCCGTATGACAACGCAGCCATAGCGGCAAGTTTTCGCGACCTCTCAACTTGA
- a CDS encoding DUF3606 domain-containing protein, giving the protein MPDDKNKLGYHDRSRVSGDEEYEVGYFASKFGLSIPQVRQLIAKHGNDRETLEREAEALKSR; this is encoded by the coding sequence ATGCCTGACGACAAGAACAAGCTTGGCTATCACGATCGAAGCCGCGTGAGCGGCGACGAGGAATACGAGGTCGGCTATTTCGCGAGCAAATTCGGCCTGTCTATCCCGCAGGTTCGGCAGTTGATCGCAAAGCACGGCAACGACCGCGAGACGCTGGAACGGGAAGCCGAGGCCCTTAAGAGCCGGTAA
- a CDS encoding cupin — protein MAACFYRGAVKLPERLDPAAVMEVIFKTNGWGDSWRNGIYDYVHYHSQIHEVLGVARGTAKVRLGGKKAGDVPILPAGTGHQCLSSSDDFLVVGAYPRFGTYDECATKDEHDDAVATIPTVVRPRKDPLYGSKGPLMTSWKR, from the coding sequence ATGGCCGCTTGTTTTTATCGCGGTGCGGTGAAGCTGCCGGAGAGGCTTGATCCGGCGGCCGTCATGGAGGTGATTTTCAAAACAAACGGTTGGGGCGATAGCTGGCGAAATGGCATCTATGACTACGTCCACTACCATTCGCAAATACACGAGGTCCTAGGGGTGGCGCGCGGGACGGCCAAGGTCCGGTTGGGCGGCAAGAAGGCCGGCGACGTGCCGATTCTCCCTGCCGGGACCGGGCACCAATGTCTGTCTTCATCCGATGATTTTTTGGTTGTCGGCGCATACCCTCGCTTCGGCACTTACGACGAATGCGCCACCAAGGACGAGCACGATGATGCGGTCGCGACCATCCCAACCGTTGTTCGTCCTCGTAAAGACCCCTTATATGGAAGCAAGGGTCCCCTGATGACGAGTTGGAAGCGCTAG